A single region of the Pseudomonas mandelii genome encodes:
- a CDS encoding NADH:flavin oxidoreductase/NADH oxidase family protein — protein sequence MSPFQTLKLPNGQTLDNRIAKAAMDENLADTGQAPSTALLKLYQAWAEGETGLLLTGNVMIDRRAMTSPAGVVLEDERHLELFRQWATIGRSGGAHVWMQLNHPGRQIMANLGQQAWAPSAVALDLGSFSKMFAEPKPMSESDIAEVIQRFATSAALAEKAGFTGVQIHAAHGYLISQFLSPLTNRRTDQWGGSLENRARLLLAVVSAVRQAVSPQFCVSVKLNSADFQRGGFDADDARQVIQWLNDQPLDLLELSGGSYEAPAMQGDARDGRTLAREAYFLEMAGELASVASMPVMVTGGIRRLAIVEQVLDSGIAMAGIGTALAIEPQLVKRWREGQDSHPQLPPILWKRKPLAALANMAVVKFQLNRLSRGRKTRPQVSALWALIVDQLYLARRTRQYRQAMGK from the coding sequence ATGTCACCCTTTCAAACGCTGAAGTTACCCAACGGCCAGACCCTCGACAATCGCATCGCCAAAGCTGCGATGGATGAGAACCTTGCCGATACCGGACAAGCGCCGTCGACTGCGCTGCTCAAGTTGTATCAGGCTTGGGCCGAAGGTGAAACGGGCCTGTTGCTGACCGGCAACGTGATGATCGATCGCCGCGCCATGACCAGCCCTGCAGGTGTCGTGCTGGAAGACGAGCGCCATCTTGAGCTGTTCCGTCAGTGGGCCACCATTGGCCGCTCCGGTGGCGCGCATGTGTGGATGCAGCTCAACCATCCCGGGCGCCAGATCATGGCCAACCTCGGTCAGCAAGCCTGGGCACCCTCCGCCGTGGCGCTGGACCTGGGTTCTTTTTCCAAGATGTTTGCCGAACCCAAACCGATGTCGGAAAGCGATATCGCCGAGGTTATCCAACGCTTCGCCACCAGTGCCGCCCTTGCAGAGAAAGCCGGTTTCACCGGCGTGCAGATTCACGCGGCACACGGCTACCTGATCAGCCAGTTTCTGTCGCCCTTGACCAACCGTCGGACTGACCAGTGGGGTGGCTCGCTGGAGAATCGCGCCCGGCTGTTGCTGGCCGTGGTCAGCGCCGTTCGCCAAGCGGTGTCGCCTCAGTTTTGCGTCTCGGTAAAGCTCAACTCGGCAGACTTCCAGCGCGGCGGTTTCGACGCTGACGACGCCCGCCAAGTGATCCAGTGGCTCAACGACCAACCACTGGATTTGCTCGAACTCTCCGGGGGCAGCTACGAAGCACCAGCCATGCAAGGCGACGCCCGCGACGGCAGGACCCTGGCCCGGGAGGCGTACTTTCTGGAAATGGCCGGCGAACTGGCCAGCGTTGCGAGCATGCCGGTGATGGTAACGGGTGGGATTCGACGTCTGGCCATCGTCGAACAGGTGCTCGACAGCGGCATCGCCATGGCCGGTATCGGCACGGCGCTCGCCATTGAACCGCAGCTGGTCAAACGCTGGCGCGAAGGCCAGGACAGCCACCCGCAATTGCCGCCGATCCTCTGGAAACGTAAACCGCTGGCCGCCCTGGCGAACATGGCCGTAGTGAAGTTCCAGCTCAATCGCCTGAGCCGCGGACGCAAGACCCGGCCACAGGTTTCAGCACTATGGGCGTTGATCGTTGATCAGCTGTATCTCGCCCGGCGCACGCGTCAGTACCGGCAGGCGATGGGCAAGTAA
- a CDS encoding MerR family transcriptional regulator, which translates to MKIGELAQLSGLNASRIRFYEAQGLIRQVERMANGYRRYPPQVLQTLKIIQCAQQAGFSLDELKLLLPDTVTGEFDDDALVASLGRKVEQIEAMQLHLAQNKAQLLGLIENIQTRPEGMACGENAERVLALIQH; encoded by the coding sequence ATGAAGATTGGTGAATTGGCGCAATTGAGCGGGTTGAACGCGTCGCGCATTCGGTTCTACGAGGCTCAAGGCCTGATCCGGCAAGTGGAGCGCATGGCCAACGGCTATCGGCGTTACCCGCCGCAAGTTCTGCAAACCCTGAAGATTATTCAGTGCGCACAGCAGGCCGGGTTCAGCCTCGACGAGCTCAAGTTATTGTTGCCAGACACCGTAACAGGCGAGTTCGACGACGATGCACTGGTGGCGAGCCTGGGGCGCAAAGTCGAACAGATCGAAGCGATGCAACTGCACCTGGCGCAAAACAAGGCGCAGTTGCTGGGGTTGATCGAGAACATCCAGACGCGGCCCGAAGGAATGGCGTGCGGTGAGAATGCCGAGCGAGTGCTGGCGTTGATCCAGCATTAA
- a CDS encoding DUF2790 domain-containing protein — MKRILSALFLISLSGVAAAAAVDNSSTPKVEDYKYSTPLHIAKVLNMTRDDGCGPLPREMTYIDTAGTTHVLRYQAFGDNCLGQN, encoded by the coding sequence ATGAAACGCATTCTGTCCGCCCTGTTTCTCATCAGCCTGAGCGGTGTTGCAGCGGCCGCCGCCGTCGACAACTCCAGCACGCCGAAAGTCGAGGACTACAAGTACTCGACGCCGCTCCATATCGCCAAAGTGCTTAACATGACCCGCGACGATGGTTGCGGCCCCCTGCCGCGGGAGATGACTTACATTGATACCGCGGGCACCACCCATGTCCTGCGCTACCAGGCCTTTGGCGATAACTGCCTCGGTCAAAATTAA
- a CDS encoding MFS transporter, with translation MSRVSPRLTLLTASGVCSLIVLDTNIVAVTLPTIARDLGANFADIEWVVSAYMLAFAALLLPAGSIADRFGRQKTLLWGLGIFILASIGCGAAPTALFLDIARAVKGVGAALLLTSALASIGHTFHDEVERAKAWAFWGACMGVAMTAAPTVGGLITEYVGWRWIFYLNLPVGAFLMFMVWRAVPESRDPQSARLDPWGSLAFSASLLCLIWGLIEANRIGWSNPLTYARIIGGALLLGLFVLIERMQQRPMVDLKLFRHPRFIGALLGMFAYAGCAQVMMTLLPFYLQNGLGFSAIASGLGMLPFAVTMLICPRIGARLANRLAPATLMAAGLTLVGSGNLLSAWAVSSGGYLPFALAIAVTGAGAGLLNGDTQKNIMACVPRERTGMASGMSTTMRFSAIVLAIGVFGALLSSHTELLLRTSLSTQGPQWLGQTQGIASRVVAGDMTAAMNLLPETARALVEPLARQAFVGGFSLLLLVAGSLALLGALVVGTLMRNPLPAPKSFSLSLE, from the coding sequence ATGAGCCGGGTCAGTCCGCGCCTGACGCTGCTGACGGCCTCCGGCGTCTGCTCGCTGATCGTGCTCGACACCAACATCGTCGCCGTCACTCTGCCGACCATCGCACGGGACCTGGGCGCGAACTTTGCCGACATTGAATGGGTGGTCAGCGCCTACATGCTGGCGTTCGCAGCGTTGTTGCTGCCCGCCGGGAGCATCGCCGACCGCTTTGGCCGGCAGAAAACCCTGCTCTGGGGGCTGGGGATTTTCATCCTTGCCTCCATCGGTTGCGGCGCGGCGCCCACAGCGTTGTTCCTTGACATTGCGCGGGCGGTCAAGGGTGTCGGCGCGGCACTGTTGCTGACCTCGGCCCTGGCCTCCATCGGCCACACCTTTCACGATGAAGTCGAACGGGCCAAGGCCTGGGCGTTCTGGGGTGCGTGCATGGGCGTGGCGATGACCGCTGCGCCGACGGTCGGCGGGCTGATCACCGAATATGTGGGCTGGCGCTGGATCTTCTACCTCAACCTGCCGGTGGGCGCGTTCTTGATGTTCATGGTCTGGCGCGCCGTGCCGGAATCCAGGGACCCCCAATCGGCGCGACTCGATCCCTGGGGCAGCCTGGCGTTCAGTGCGAGTTTGCTGTGCCTGATCTGGGGCTTGATCGAAGCCAATCGAATCGGTTGGAGCAACCCGCTCACCTACGCCCGGATCATCGGGGGCGCGCTGCTATTGGGGCTGTTTGTACTGATTGAGCGGATGCAACAGCGGCCGATGGTCGACCTGAAATTGTTCAGGCATCCGCGTTTCATCGGCGCCCTCCTTGGCATGTTTGCCTACGCCGGTTGCGCTCAGGTGATGATGACGTTGCTGCCGTTCTACCTGCAAAACGGCCTGGGCTTCTCGGCCATCGCGTCGGGGCTGGGGATGTTGCCGTTTGCCGTGACCATGTTGATTTGCCCGCGCATCGGCGCTCGGCTGGCCAATCGACTTGCCCCAGCCACGCTGATGGCGGCGGGTTTGACCCTGGTCGGCAGCGGCAACCTGCTCAGCGCCTGGGCCGTCAGCAGCGGCGGCTACCTGCCCTTCGCACTGGCCATTGCCGTGACGGGCGCCGGTGCCGGCCTGCTCAATGGCGACACGCAAAAGAACATCATGGCCTGCGTCCCTCGCGAGCGCACCGGCATGGCCTCAGGCATGAGCACTACCATGCGTTTCAGCGCGATCGTGCTGGCCATCGGTGTCTTTGGCGCGCTGCTGTCCAGCCACACCGAATTGCTGTTGCGCACCAGCCTGTCGACGCAGGGTCCGCAATGGCTCGGCCAGACCCAGGGCATTGCCTCACGGGTGGTCGCCGGAGACATGACGGCGGCGATGAACCTGCTGCCGGAAACCGCGCGTGCGTTGGTCGAGCCACTGGCGCGTCAGGCCTTCGTCGGCGGCTTCAGCCTGCTGCTTCTGGTCGCGGGTTCGCTGGCCCTGCTGGGGGCACTGGTGGTCGGCACGCTGATGCGCAATCCGCTCCCTGCGCCGAAAAGTTTTTCCCTGAGCCTGGAATAA
- a CDS encoding LysR family transcriptional regulator: MDIRHFRYFLAVARQGNFTRAAEQLGIAPPTLTRQIQDMENELGTRLFVRQTREVSLTEAGAALMIEAEATVRQFEYAQHNAQRAGRGDIGHIELGYVASAVYSGVLQKQVQAFGRECPDVSLNVRESPMASLPAMVVEGRFDVGYVRSPMTLPEGLEAVRLDAEGFVLALSSESWLCRLPEIAPEHLQNETFILPEQISGTLQVAAEGGFAPKLGAQPGGLVAVIALVSLGQGVAVVPASVVGHVGLPGVLYRTIKGCEATSWLSLIHRRFEKSAAVSRYIEQVKNR, translated from the coding sequence ATGGACATACGGCATTTCCGCTACTTTCTGGCCGTTGCCCGGCAAGGCAACTTTACCCGCGCCGCCGAACAACTCGGTATCGCGCCGCCGACCTTGACCCGGCAGATCCAGGACATGGAGAACGAACTCGGCACGCGACTGTTCGTGCGCCAGACACGTGAAGTCAGCCTGACCGAGGCCGGCGCGGCGTTAATGATCGAAGCCGAGGCGACGGTGCGGCAATTCGAGTACGCCCAGCACAATGCCCAGCGGGCCGGGCGCGGGGATATTGGCCATATCGAACTCGGTTACGTGGCGTCGGCGGTGTACTCGGGGGTGCTGCAAAAACAGGTGCAGGCTTTTGGTCGTGAGTGCCCGGACGTCAGCTTGAATGTTCGGGAAAGCCCTATGGCGTCATTGCCAGCCATGGTGGTCGAGGGGCGATTTGATGTGGGCTATGTCCGCTCGCCGATGACCCTGCCCGAGGGGTTGGAAGCCGTTCGCCTGGATGCAGAAGGCTTTGTGCTGGCGCTGTCCTCCGAGTCCTGGTTGTGCCGACTGCCAGAGATTGCTCCGGAGCATCTGCAAAACGAGACGTTCATCCTGCCGGAACAAATCAGCGGCACTTTGCAAGTCGCCGCCGAGGGCGGGTTTGCACCGAAACTGGGCGCGCAGCCGGGCGGTCTGGTGGCGGTCATTGCGCTGGTATCGTTGGGGCAGGGCGTGGCGGTCGTGCCGGCGTCGGTGGTCGGGCATGTCGGGTTGCCCGGTGTGTTGTACCGCACGATCAAGGGCTGCGAGGCGACGTCGTGGTTGTCGTTGATTCATCGACGGTTCGAGAAATCGGCGGCGGTGTCCAGGTACATCGAGCAGGTCAAAAATCGCTAA
- a CDS encoding thioredoxin family protein, protein MRSAAHNTLAPTYRKALKTWRPVILYFGSQHCPACEMAGPVFRQVAEAYRHHAHVYMLNTIESPRHPHVTGTPTVLFYQNGKLLKKLKGIGTEQTLKEDFARHIGRVKPARVKRKPTHDLAWLQQTFRRLCTVPRATERLNRMVWP, encoded by the coding sequence ATGCGCTCGGCTGCCCACAACACGCTGGCCCCGACTTACCGCAAAGCCCTGAAAACCTGGCGTCCGGTGATCTTGTACTTCGGCAGCCAGCACTGTCCGGCTTGCGAAATGGCCGGGCCGGTCTTCCGTCAGGTTGCCGAGGCCTATCGGCATCACGCGCACGTCTACATGCTGAACACCATTGAGTCGCCTCGGCATCCGCACGTCACCGGAACTCCAACCGTGTTGTTTTATCAGAACGGTAAACTGCTGAAGAAGCTCAAAGGGATTGGAACCGAACAAACGTTGAAAGAGGATTTCGCCAGGCACATTGGCAGGGTGAAACCGGCGAGGGTGAAGCGTAAACCGACGCACGATCTTGCCTGGTTGCAACAGACCTTCCGCAGGCTTTGCACTGTGCCTCGTGCCACTGAGCGTTTGAATCGAATGGTTTGGCCTTAG
- a CDS encoding transporter substrate-binding domain-containing protein: protein MQRRPSLFKACIFLVAASAAAMGVAQAADSKLDSVLARGKLIVGTGSTNAPWHFQGADGKLQGFDIDIGKMIAKGLFNDPTKVEFVVQSSDARIPNLLTDKVDISCQFITVTASRAQQVAFTLPYYREGVGLLLPANSKYKEIEDLKAANDSVTVAVLQNVYAEELVHQALPKAKVDQYDSVDLMYQAVNSGRADAAATDQSSVKYLMVQNPGRYRSPAYAWSPQTYACAVKRGDQDWLNFVNTTLHEAMTGVEFPTYAASFKQWFGVDLPTPAIGFPVEFK, encoded by the coding sequence ATGCAACGCCGACCTTCCTTGTTTAAAGCGTGTATTTTTCTTGTCGCTGCTTCGGCTGCTGCCATGGGCGTGGCCCAGGCGGCGGACAGCAAGCTCGATAGCGTGCTGGCCCGCGGGAAACTGATCGTGGGCACGGGCAGTACCAATGCGCCGTGGCACTTCCAGGGAGCGGATGGCAAGTTGCAGGGGTTTGATATTGATATCGGGAAAATGATTGCCAAGGGTTTGTTCAATGACCCGACCAAGGTTGAATTCGTGGTGCAGTCGTCCGATGCGCGGATTCCCAACCTGCTGACGGACAAGGTCGACATCAGTTGCCAGTTCATCACCGTGACCGCCAGCCGTGCCCAGCAAGTGGCGTTCACCCTGCCGTACTACCGCGAAGGTGTCGGACTGCTGCTGCCGGCCAACAGCAAGTACAAGGAAATCGAAGACCTCAAGGCCGCCAACGACAGCGTGACCGTGGCGGTGCTGCAGAACGTGTACGCCGAAGAGCTGGTGCATCAAGCCTTGCCCAAGGCCAAGGTCGATCAGTACGACAGTGTTGATCTGATGTATCAGGCCGTGAACTCCGGCCGTGCCGACGCCGCCGCCACCGATCAATCGTCGGTGAAATACCTGATGGTGCAGAACCCTGGCCGCTATCGCAGCCCGGCCTACGCCTGGAGCCCGCAGACCTACGCCTGCGCGGTCAAGCGCGGCGATCAGGACTGGCTGAACTTCGTCAACACCACCTTGCATGAAGCCATGACCGGCGTTGAGTTCCCGACTTACGCGGCGTCCTTCAAACAGTGGTTCGGTGTAGATCTGCCAACCCCGGCCATCGGTTTCCCTGTCGAATTCAAATGA
- a CDS encoding amino acid ABC transporter permease, with product MNYQLNFAAVWRDFDTLLAGLGLGLELALVSIAIGCVIGLMMAFALLSKHRALRVLASVYVTVVRNTPILVLILLIYFALPSLGIRLDKIPSFIITLSLYAGAYLTEVFRGGLLSIPKGQREAGLAIGLGEWQVKAYVTVPVMLRNVLPALSNNFISLFKDTSLAAAIAVPELTYYARKINVESYRVIETWLVTTALYVAACYLIAMMLRYLEQRLAIRR from the coding sequence ATGAACTATCAGTTGAACTTTGCCGCCGTGTGGCGCGATTTCGACACCTTGCTGGCGGGGCTCGGTCTGGGCCTTGAGCTGGCGCTGGTGTCGATCGCCATCGGTTGCGTGATCGGCCTGATGATGGCGTTTGCTTTGCTGTCAAAGCACCGTGCATTGCGGGTGCTGGCGTCGGTGTATGTGACGGTGGTCCGTAATACGCCGATTCTGGTGTTGATTCTGTTGATCTACTTCGCTTTGCCGAGCCTGGGGATCCGGCTGGACAAGATCCCGTCGTTCATCATCACCTTGTCGCTGTACGCCGGGGCGTACCTGACTGAAGTGTTCCGTGGTGGCTTGTTGAGCATTCCCAAGGGGCAGCGTGAAGCGGGCCTGGCGATCGGGTTGGGCGAGTGGCAGGTCAAGGCCTACGTCACCGTGCCGGTGATGCTGCGCAATGTGTTGCCGGCCTTGTCGAACAACTTCATTTCGCTGTTCAAGGACACCTCGCTGGCCGCCGCGATTGCGGTGCCGGAGCTGACTTACTACGCGCGCAAGATCAATGTCGAGAGCTACCGGGTGATCGAAACCTGGCTGGTGACCACAGCGCTCTATGTTGCGGCCTGTTACCTCATTGCCATGATGCTGCGTTACCTCGAGCAGCGTCTGGCGATCCGCCGATAG
- a CDS encoding amino acid ABC transporter permease — protein sequence MYESPSWLHELWVAREVLWQGFLTSVQVSALAILLGTMVGIVTGLVLTYGKFWMRAPFRFYVDIIRGTPVFVLVLACFYMAPALGWQISAFQAGALGLTLFCGSHVAEIVRGALQALPSGQMEASKAIGLTFYQALGYVLLPQALRQILPTWVNSSTEIVKASTLLSVIGVAELLLSTQQIIARTFMTLEFYLFAGFLFFVINYAIELLGRHIEKRVALP from the coding sequence ATGTACGAATCCCCCAGTTGGTTGCATGAGTTATGGGTGGCGCGGGAAGTTCTGTGGCAGGGCTTTTTGACCAGTGTGCAGGTCTCGGCCCTGGCGATTTTGCTGGGTACGATGGTCGGTATTGTTACCGGTCTGGTGCTGACCTACGGCAAGTTCTGGATGCGCGCACCGTTCCGGTTTTACGTGGACATTATTCGCGGCACGCCAGTGTTTGTACTGGTGCTGGCCTGCTTCTACATGGCGCCCGCATTGGGCTGGCAAATCAGCGCGTTTCAGGCCGGTGCCTTGGGGCTGACGCTGTTCTGCGGCTCCCACGTCGCGGAGATTGTGCGCGGCGCGTTGCAAGCGTTGCCCAGTGGCCAGATGGAGGCAAGCAAGGCCATCGGCCTGACGTTTTATCAGGCGCTCGGCTACGTGTTGTTGCCCCAGGCGTTGCGGCAGATCCTGCCGACCTGGGTCAACTCGTCGACCGAAATCGTCAAGGCGTCGACCTTGCTGTCGGTCATCGGTGTGGCGGAATTGTTGCTCAGCACGCAGCAGATCATCGCGCGCACCTTCATGACGCTGGAGTTTTACCTGTTCGCCGGATTTCTGTTTTTCGTCATCAACTACGCCATCGAATTACTCGGCCGGCACATTGAAAAGCGGGTGGCCTTGCCATGA
- a CDS encoding amino acid ABC transporter ATP-binding protein: MTQPQVSTQNQALLDIRGLHKQYGKLEVLKGVDLTMQRGNVVTLIGSSGSGKTTLLRCVNMLEEFQGGQIVLDGESIGYDEVNGKRVRHPEKVIARHRAMTGMAFQQFNLFPHLTALQNVTLGLLKVKKLHKDEAVALAEKWLERVGLLERRDHYPGQLSGGQQQRVAIARAIAMNPSLMLFDEVTSALDPELVGEVLNVIKGLADEGMTMLLVTHEMRFAFEVSDKIVFMNQGRIEEQGPPKELFERPQSPRLAEFLKNTRF, from the coding sequence ATGACTCAACCTCAAGTTTCGACACAGAACCAGGCCCTGCTGGACATTCGCGGCCTGCACAAACAGTACGGCAAGCTTGAAGTGCTCAAGGGCGTCGACCTGACCATGCAGCGCGGCAACGTGGTCACGCTGATCGGCTCCAGCGGCTCGGGCAAGACCACGCTGCTGCGTTGCGTGAACATGCTCGAAGAATTCCAGGGCGGGCAGATCGTGCTCGATGGCGAGTCCATCGGCTATGACGAGGTCAACGGCAAGCGCGTGCGTCACCCGGAAAAAGTCATCGCCCGGCACCGGGCAATGACCGGCATGGCGTTCCAGCAGTTCAACCTGTTCCCGCACCTGACCGCGCTGCAGAACGTCACCCTTGGATTGCTCAAGGTCAAGAAACTGCACAAGGACGAAGCGGTGGCGCTGGCGGAGAAATGGCTGGAGCGGGTTGGCCTGCTGGAGCGTCGTGACCACTATCCCGGCCAGTTGTCCGGCGGTCAGCAACAGCGCGTGGCGATTGCCCGGGCGATTGCCATGAACCCGAGCCTGATGCTGTTCGACGAAGTGACCTCGGCCCTGGACCCGGAACTGGTCGGCGAAGTGCTGAACGTGATCAAGGGCCTGGCCGACGAAGGCATGACCATGTTGCTGGTTACCCACGAGATGCGTTTTGCCTTCGAGGTCTCGGACAAGATCGTCTTCATGAACCAGGGGCGGATCGAGGAGCAGGGGCCTCCCAAGGAGCTGTTCGAACGCCCGCAATCGCCGCGTCTTGCCGAATTTCTCAAGAACACGCGGTTTTAA
- a CDS encoding RidA family protein, translated as MSITRYGTGSTAAGGQPRPFARAVEADGWLHVSGQVPAVDGEIITGGIVEQTHQAMKNLIAILEEAGYGLEDVVRAGVWLEDPRDFTSFNKVFSEYFKSEHAPARACVQANMMVDCKVEIDCIAYKKKA; from the coding sequence ATGAGCATTACTCGTTACGGCACCGGCAGCACCGCCGCTGGCGGTCAGCCTCGCCCTTTCGCCCGAGCCGTTGAAGCCGATGGCTGGCTGCACGTTTCCGGGCAGGTGCCGGCGGTGGACGGCGAGATCATTACCGGTGGCATCGTCGAGCAGACCCACCAGGCCATGAAGAACCTGATCGCGATTCTCGAAGAGGCCGGTTATGGCCTGGAAGACGTGGTGCGTGCTGGCGTGTGGCTGGAGGATCCGCGGGATTTCACCAGTTTCAACAAGGTCTTCTCCGAGTACTTCAAAAGCGAGCACGCACCAGCCCGGGCCTGTGTGCAGGCGAACATGATGGTCGATTGCAAGGTCGAGATCGACTGCATCGCGTACAAGAAAAAGGCCTGA
- a CDS encoding IclR family transcriptional regulator, which translates to MTEDTIKRRARGLDRAFDILDFLKEVGKPLRPNEIASGIDSPKSTIYELVASLLERRILEPVGKDGHVYLGRQLYFLGQAHLRHFDLTREADHALQDIVSQTHETAQMCLLNGRKYTVALMKEGERHFRISSDIGENAPIPWTASGRLLLAHLSDQEIIDLIDHDDFILPDGERLPLEQFLKEIRQAGIDGFFSFDSVADTFTHCFAAPVKDPSGVAIATLCIVAPRNDAKNNYNDYRRVLIDSANSLARRINE; encoded by the coding sequence ATGACCGAAGACACCATCAAGCGCCGGGCTCGCGGTCTGGACCGGGCGTTCGATATCCTCGATTTCCTCAAGGAAGTCGGCAAACCGCTGCGCCCGAATGAAATCGCCAGCGGCATCGACAGCCCGAAATCCACGATCTACGAACTGGTCGCTTCCCTGCTGGAACGTCGCATTCTCGAACCCGTGGGCAAGGACGGTCACGTCTACCTCGGCCGTCAGTTGTACTTTCTCGGGCAAGCGCATTTGCGCCATTTCGACCTGACCCGCGAAGCCGATCACGCTTTGCAGGACATCGTCAGCCAGACCCATGAAACCGCTCAGATGTGCCTGCTTAACGGGCGCAAATACACCGTTGCGCTGATGAAAGAGGGCGAGCGGCATTTCCGTATTTCCTCGGACATCGGCGAGAACGCGCCAATCCCCTGGACTGCGTCCGGGCGCCTGCTGCTGGCGCACCTGAGTGATCAGGAGATCATTGACCTGATCGACCACGACGACTTCATCCTGCCCGACGGCGAACGGCTGCCGTTGGAGCAGTTTCTCAAGGAAATCCGTCAGGCCGGTATCGATGGCTTCTTCTCTTTCGATAGCGTCGCCGACACCTTCACCCATTGCTTCGCCGCCCCGGTCAAAGACCCGAGCGGCGTGGCCATTGCGACCCTGTGCATCGTCGCCCCACGGAACGACGCCAAGAACAATTACAACGACTATCGCCGGGTGCTGATCGACAGCGCCAATAGCCTGGCCCGGCGTATCAACGAATAA
- a CDS encoding amino acid deaminase — MSSAQNTAAVEKGFAQTGANLVRDVSLPALVLHREALEHNIRWMQAFVSNSGAELAPHGKTSMTPALFRRQLDAGAWGITLASATQTRAAYAHGVRRVLMANQLVGTPNMALIADLLADPTFDFHCMVDHPDNVADLGAYFASRGVRLNVMIEYGVVGGRCGCRSEAEVVALAKAIGAQPALALTGIEGYEGVIHGDHAVTGIREFAASLVRLAVQLQDSGAFAIPKPIITASGSAWYDLIAESFEAQNAGGRFLSVLRPGSYVAHDHGIYKEAQCCVLDRRSDLHEGLRPALEVWAHVQSLPEPGFAVIALGKRDVAYDAGLPVPLLRYKAGVVPATGDDVSACKVTAVMDQHAFMTVAPGVELRVGDIISFGTSHPCLTFDKWRTGCLVDEQLNVIETMETCF; from the coding sequence ATGTCTTCTGCCCAAAACACTGCGGCTGTGGAAAAGGGCTTTGCCCAGACTGGCGCCAATCTCGTGCGCGACGTCAGCCTGCCTGCGCTGGTGCTGCACCGCGAAGCGCTGGAGCACAACATTCGCTGGATGCAGGCGTTTGTCAGCAACAGCGGCGCGGAACTCGCGCCCCACGGCAAAACCAGCATGACGCCCGCTCTGTTCCGTCGCCAACTGGACGCCGGCGCCTGGGGCATCACCCTGGCCAGCGCCACGCAAACCCGCGCGGCCTATGCCCACGGTGTGCGTCGGGTGCTGATGGCCAACCAATTGGTCGGTACGCCGAACATGGCGCTGATCGCCGACTTGCTGGCGGACCCGACGTTCGACTTCCATTGCATGGTCGATCATCCGGACAACGTCGCTGACCTGGGCGCGTACTTCGCCTCGCGCGGTGTGCGCCTGAACGTGATGATCGAGTATGGCGTGGTCGGCGGTCGTTGCGGTTGCCGCAGTGAAGCGGAAGTGGTCGCGCTGGCCAAAGCCATCGGCGCTCAACCGGCGCTGGCGCTGACCGGCATCGAAGGCTACGAGGGCGTGATCCACGGTGATCATGCGGTCACAGGCATTCGTGAATTCGCCGCCTCCCTGGTGCGCCTGGCCGTGCAGTTGCAGGACAGCGGCGCCTTTGCGATTCCCAAGCCGATCATCACCGCGTCGGGTTCGGCCTGGTACGACTTGATCGCCGAATCCTTCGAAGCGCAGAACGCGGGTGGACGTTTCCTCAGCGTGTTGCGCCCCGGCAGCTACGTGGCTCACGACCATGGCATCTACAAGGAAGCGCAATGCTGCGTGCTCGACCGCCGCAGCGATCTGCACGAGGGCCTGCGCCCGGCGCTGGAAGTCTGGGCGCATGTGCAGTCGTTGCCGGAGCCGGGTTTCGCGGTGATCGCCCTGGGCAAACGCGACGTCGCCTACGACGCGGGGTTGCCGGTGCCGCTGCTGCGTTACAAGGCCGGCGTGGTGCCTGCCACCGGTGACGATGTCAGCGCCTGCAAAGTGACGGCAGTGATGGACCAGCACGCGTTCATGACCGTGGCGCCGGGGGTTGAGTTGCGGGTGGGCGACATCATTTCGTTCGGCACCTCGCACCCGTGCCTGACGTTCGACAAGTGGCGCACGGGGTGTCTGGTGGATGAGCAGCTGAACGTCATCGAAACCATGGAAACCTGTTTCTAA